Within Mycobacterium heckeshornense, the genomic segment GAAGATGACCTCGCCGACCACCCCGTCGCCGTCGAGCTCCTTGTCCCGCAGGGAAACATCCCATCCGCCGGCGATGCCGTCGCCGTGCTCGGTGAACCACGCTTGCGCGAACTCCTCGTCGATGAACCCACCCGCCCGCGCCGCGGCCTGCTTCTCCGCCAGGTAGGCCTCGAAGTCCTCCCGGTATTCGGGGTCGACGTACTCGCGGTAGCGCTCGGTGGGCAGCTCGGCGTGGGTGTCTGCGGAGATGACGACGTAGCTGTTTTGGGGGGCCACTTCGGTCCTTTCGCTACCAGGCACGGATGGGGTCGGGTTCGAAGACGGTGCTGCTCGCGTCGGCCGGCACGGCCGGCAGCGGCTCGGCGATCTCGGCCACGGTCGGGCCGATTCGTTGGGCCAACGCTGCAAGAACCTCCAGATCGAAGCCGTACACGGCCGCCGCGTTCCCGCCCACCATGGCCGCGACCTCGTCGGCCGGGACACCGCTGAAGGTGTGGCGCAGCGCCTCCCGGGTGTAGGGAGTGGTCCCTTCGTAGTGTGGGTAGTCGCTTCCCCACATGATCTTCTCGACGCCGATGCGGTGGCGCTCGGCGCATTCGACCGGCCGCATGAAGCTGGCACCGACGTAACATTGGCGGGCCCAGTACTGGCTGGGCTTGAGGGGCAGCGACCCGGCGGTGGGCCCGGCGAAGCGGGCGATCGCCGAGCTAGCCCGGCGGTAACGGGCCGCCGCCACGTCCAGCGAGTCCAGCGTCGCCGGTATCCACCCGGCGCCTTGCTCGGTGAAGACCACGGTGAGCTCCGGGTGGCGGTCCAGTGCGCCGCTGAAGATCAGGTGCCACAGCGCCCGATGCGCCCACCAGTGCGTCTCGTACACCCACACCGCGAACGAGCTGCCCCACCCGTCGAGCGGACTCGGCCCGGCGTTGCCGCCGTGGTGGTTGACCACCACGCCCGCCTGCTCGCACGCCGCCCACAGCGGCTCCCAGTGCTCGGCGTAGAGCGGGGGGATGCCGGTGCCGGGGACGACGCCGGGCAGCAGCACACCGCCACGCAGCCCCAGTCTGGCGATCTGTGCCACCTCGGCAACCGCCTGGTCGAGATCGCCGAGCAGGATCTGGCCCACCCCGGCGCGCCGCTCGGGCGAGGCGGAGCAGAAGTCGGCCAGCCACCGATTGTGCGCACGCAGGCCGGCCCACCGCAGCTCGAGCTCCCGTGCGGTCTCCGGCGGGGGCGCGGCCAAGCTCGCCTGGGGGAAAAACGGCGGCACGGTATTGGGGTAAATGACTTCCCCCGCAATGCCCTCTCGATCCAGGTCAGCGTTACGCCGGTCGCTGTTCCAGTTGCGTTCGGCGTCGGGCTCGGTGAGGTCGCTGAACGGGTTGACGTATGTCTTTGCCCAGCCGTCGAATTCGTCGCGGTACTGCGGCTCGAGGTACTCGCGGTAGTCGAGCAGATCCGCGCCGGCGTGGCAGTCAGCCGAAATGACCGTGTACCGATCCATCGCTACACCCGCGTTGGCTCGGGTCGGGGAGCGGCGAGCAGTGCCACGTCGTCGTAGCGCTGGTGCACATACGGCAGCAGCCACTCGGCCGGCACCCGCGCCGCGATGCGTCCCACCTGGACGGTGCGCCGGCGACACCAGGTGATCGACCTGATCTGGCGAATCGCAATGTCCGCCACCGGATCCAATGGAGATTCCCCCAATTCGAGTGTGCCGTTGATGTTCTCCAGCAGCTCGTAGTGGCGGTGGTACTCGCCGTAGACCAGGTGCGGGTCGGTGATGCCGTTGCCGTCGGGGGCACGCAGGAACTTGAAGTAGAACTCGGTGTTCACCTGGTCGGGCGGCAGGGCCGCCGAGCCGGTGACCTCACCGTGGACTCTGATCAGCTGATAGCCCAGCCGGTCGACGGTGGCGGTGACGCGATCGCCGTCACGCTCTACCTCGATGTGGGCCAACTTTTTTGGCTCGCCGAACGTTTCGCGTCCGCCCGTGACCGACTGTTCGGTCGACTGGGGCATGACCAGCGGATAGTCGCCCTCCAGGTCGCCGTGCCGGGCGGTCACCGAAAACACCGCCGACCCGAACGGCGGCCTGCCTTCTATCGCCACCCGTTGCAGCTGGACCCGCACCACCGGCTCAGCCGCCGGCTCCAGCGGCCTCGGCAGTACGGCCGCGACGATCTCCGGATCGGTCAGGTACGTGACGGTCACCGCTTCGGTGGCGATGGGTGCCTTGGTGGCGTCGATCTCGTGATCGACTTGCTCTCCCGGTGGTCGAGGACCGTAGCGAATCACATTGGTGCTCAACGCTTTTCTCCTTCGATGGCAGGCTGCTTCTCGGCGCTCTGGCCCAGAACGTCGATCAGGTAATCGGGGTTGCGGCGCGCCAGGATCGATGCCGCTTTGCGGGTCACGACGCCGTCTGCGGGTGTCGGTGGGCCCATCATCCAGAAGCGGTCAGCCAGGATTCCGTCCACCACTTGGTCAGCGACCGTTTCCAGCGGAGTGAACTCGACACGCGTGCCGGCGGCCGCGAAGCCGGCCACAACGTCGGCCAGTGTGTGCTCGGGGGTGCGGCGTTGCTGAGTTGCGGCGTAGCGCTGCGGCCGGTGCCGCCACGACTCCCAGATGCCGGTGTTCAAAAAGCCGCTGGGAAATAGAACATGCGCCCGCACCCGCGTCCCGGTCATCTCCAGGTGGCTGTAGAGGCTTTCGGTCAGGCAGAGCACAGCGGCCTTGGTCATCGGGTAGACCGCCGTGGCCGGTCCGCCCAGGGCGCCCCGGGCAATCGGTGCGAATCCGCCGTTGCCCGAGCAGGTGTTGACCACATGTCCCTCGCCCTGCTCGAGCAGGATGGGCACGAAAGCCTTGATGCCATGGACGACGCCCAGCACGTTGACGTCGATACCCCAGCGCCAATCGGCCAGGTCGTGCTCCCACATGTAGCCCTCGGAGACCGCGCCGGTGCCGGCGTTGTTGCACACCACGTGCACCGCGCCGAAGCGATCGAGCGCCTGGTTGGCGAGTGATTCGACCGAGGAATAGTCGGTGACGTCGGTGACCACGCCGACCGCCTCGATGCCCTCGTCGGCGAGTGCCCGGGTTGCCCCGTCCAGCGGTTCGGCGAGGACATCGGCGAGCACCACGTTCATGCCCTCGCGGCCGAAACGCCTGCCCAGGGCTTGGCCGATGCCTCCGGCTCCGCCGGTTACGACCGCCGTTTTGCCGCGCAGGTCAGTCATTGTGGCAATGGTCACATGGTCGCGCATGCCACCGCAACTGGTCGTATTATGCGACCATATGGCGTATGGCTCCGCGTCCCTCGCCGCAGACCGAGCGGGTGGTGACCCTCTTCGAGCAGCTGGCCGAGGATGGAAGCCGGGGGATGACATTGGCCGAAGTGTCGCGTCACTTGAGCGTCCATAAGGCCAGCTGCCACTCGATGCTGTCCGAACTGCTCCGGGCCGGCTGGCTGCTGCGCGACCCGGTTCGCAAGACCTACCACCTCGGTCCCGCCCTGATCCGGCTCGGCCGGGAAGCGGCGAGCCGCTATCCGGCCCTGGTGCTGGCCCGCTCTGCGATGGCCGAGCTGTCGGCCACGACAGGCGCGCACTGCATCGCCTTCTCGGTAAGCGATGACTGCTCCACCGTCGTGGACCAGGTCCGAAGCCCACACGGCGGCGGTCACCCGATGCCGGTTGGCACCCAGTTCCCGCACCGCCCGCCGTATGGGGCGCCGATCGTTGCCTGGGCCTCGCCGGAGGCTCGGGAGCGCTGGCTAGCCTCCCTGCCCGAGGACGTGCGCGATCGCTACCGCGAGGCGTTGGCAGCGGCCAAGCGGCGTGGCTACGCAGTCGGTCTGCACATCCTGCCCGATCTGCGCCTGCGGGAGCTGGCGCAGATCGTGCGTAGTGCCGAAGTACGGTCCACCCGGCTCAGCCAGCTGGCGCAGGCGCTGACCGACGAACTCATCCACACCGAAGAGTGGTTCCCCATCAGCCTGGACCCGGACCGCACCTACGAGGTGAGCCACATCGACTCGCCGATCCTGGAGCACGGGGCGCGCATCGCCTTGATGCTCAGCCTGGTCCCCCGCGCCAAGCCGATGAGCGCCGCAGCGGTCATCGGCCTGGGTGAGCAGCTTTCCGCGGTGACGCGGCGACTAAGCGCCGCATTGACTGAGAAATCGCCGGCGGGCCGCATCGATACGTAGGAACCCTTGTGGCGAAGGGCTTTTCAGTGGGGCGGTAGATCTACATCATCGACGCGATGGGCGCCGAACAGGTGGCGCTTGAGGGGCCACGCCGCTGTTGAAGGTGAGTGACAGCCGGCATGGAGATCCATGCGTAGCACACATGCTACGATGTCGGTGTGGTTAAGCAGATCACTCAGCGGGAGCTACGCAATAACAGTGGCGAGATCATGCGCCAGCTTGACCAAGGCGAGTCTTTCGTCGTGACCAGGAATGGAATCCCGGTCGGCGAGCTTTCCCCGTTACGTAGGCATCGGTTCATAAGCGCTGAAGCGGCCGTCGCCGCATTTAGGGGTGGTCCGCGGGTGGCGTTCGATCGGTTCCGGGCCGATCTCGATCGGACCGTCAGCCAGGAGATCGCGCCTCGTGGCTGATGCACGTCGTCCGTCTCGCGGGCTCATTGACACCTCCGTCGTGATCGATCTAGATCACATCGCCGCCACGCAGCTACCAATGGAACTCGCAATCAGCGCCCTTACCATGGCTGAGCTTTCCGCTGGCCCTCATGCGACGACCGATGCCGGTGAGCGAGCGCGACGTCAAGATCGCCTACAACGAGCTGAGGCCAGCTTCGATCCGCTGCCGTTCGACGGCGATTCGGCGAGGGCCTACGGGCGCATCTACGCCACGGTCGTCGCGGCGGGGCGTAAGGCGCGTGGCCCGCGAGCCGTCGATCTGTTGATCGCCGCCACGGCCGTGGCCGCAGACCTCCCGCTCTACACACGCAACGTCGATGACTTCCGAGGGCTGGAACACTTCCTGACCGTCATCGGCGTCTGATCGCCACGGGTTCAGCCAAACATAACAATGAAAACCAGTGGGGCGCGCTGCCGGCACAGTCCGTCACTGAGCCCACGACCGCCCACCCGCGCCCAGGGTCGGAGCCGTCCGGTCTCAATACCGTTGGCACTCTTCGTAATACGCCTTGCGCTGCACGAATCCACAGTGCCGTGTGACCAGCCGTTGGCATCCTGTCCGACGGTGGGATGCCCCGGGCCATCAGGGTCTCGAACAGAGCAAAACGCGATACGCGATGCTTGGACACGCGCGCATGCTCAGCGAGCTGATCCACGCCCGTGGCGTGAATGCCGTCGCGGTAGAAATCGGTGATCCCTTTGACCGAGTCAGGATCTCGCTGGCGAATTCTCGCAAGATAGATCTGACCACAGGGGCCTCGACTTTGCCCATCGCAGATTCAGGACCTTGATCATTTCGCTAGACGGCCAGCCAAGTTGCTTAGCACGTTCATGGACATGCATCGTTTGGCCGTGGCCTTCTCGCCGACAATAGATCGTCGTTGCCACATGGACAAAGCCGATCGCTTGTTGCGACCGCTCGCACGGCAGCGGCGTTGTTGAGGATTTCCAGCGCCTTTCGGAGAATTCTGAGATTGGCCATGGCCCTCGCGGTGGCCCGCCGCTACCGCGCCATATTGGCGAACCGCGACAGATGCAGTTGATGGGCGACAGTCACGGTCTTGGTTGGGCCGTTGCGATGCTTCGCGAGAATCAAGTCCGCCTCGCCGCCGCGGGGGTCGTCGCGTTCGAAGGCATCCGGGCGGTGTAGCAGGATGACCATGTCCGAGTCCTGCTCTAATGAGTTATGGAGATTGATACCGTTGCCGATGAAATTGTGTGTGCCACTTACTGTCCCGTCGTACACGTCCATTTCACCGAGGCTCGTGATCTCGACAATACGATCCCAGAACACGTCGCTTGTGGCGAGTACGTGACGTTCTGTGTCTTTGGGCATCGCGGCGACATTGTCCAACCGTGAGCGGCCTGGGGCAAACCTCCGTGTCGCCACCGCAAATTTGGACTTCATCGCCACCGATAGTTGGTGGGGCGTACGCTTTTTAGCGGACAGGGCCTCGTCGATCTTCTGCCGTACCTCCCTTGGTATGGTGTCGACGCCCGGACGACCGGTCCGTGCCTCGAGTTCGGTGAGAACTGCCTGCACCGACTTAGCACGCGCGCCATACACCCCGACATGGCGCAAAAACTTGGCCTGGTTCTCGGCCCTGTCGATGCACAAGTGCCAGCAATCGCGATGACCTGATTTCGTCACGCGGGTGACCTTGGCAAGTACGCCGAGACGAAGGAGTAGTTGAGCGACGTCATCCACCAGTCGGCGACTAGTCGAAGCGTAATAGATCTTCGCCTGACCAGCTATGTGCTCCCAGCGTACGGAGCCGTCGGTTGCCCACAGATGGCGGAGGAACAAAGCGACCTGATCATTGGGCAACGCGAAAACCTTTCGCGGCACGAATTTTTCGTGACTCCTAAGCCCAAAAAGCCCCAGCTCATCCAGCCATGCAGCGATTGGATTTCGCTTACGGTGCGTCAAGTGGTACGGCGCCGGCAGCCGTAGTGTCGTCACCTGGGCCGCCGGGTAGTCGCCGCGCACGGCGGTTACACCGCAGTCCGCGACGGAAATCTCCACCTCAGCTGGATTTGCTTCGTCGACGTTCGCATACCGAATGGGCTGATTCTTCACAGACGATCCATCGCCGATCATGTGCGCCAGCAAGATGACTTCAGAGTCGGCCATCCGCTGGGTATCAACCGGCTCCGGAACCCTGCGTGGCACGGCAAGCCGGTCACCAACCTTCAGGTGTTCCAATGGAGTCCAACCATTGATCGTCATGAACGGGTGGTTACCGGTCGCCTCCACTTCCCGTCCAGAGGCCAAGCGCAGCCGGAACACCTCCTTGCGGCCACTGGGGAAGACGTTGGTCATGGGCCGGGCAACCATTCGCAACTGCTCGTCCAGCGACCACACCAGCGGGCGCTCACCGGTGCGCATCAGCTCCCCGAACGTCACCTCGGCGCCGGTGTCTGCGCGCAGGATACGGGTGTTCGCAGTGAGACAACCCGACTCACGTAGGTCGGCGAGCATTGGTTTCTTGTCGGTGCGCTGCTCAGGACCACGGTTCAGCTGGCTGATCGCAACAACTGGTACGTCAAGCTCCTTCGCTAAAAGCTTGAGGTTACGCGAGAATTCGGAGACTTCGACCTGCCGCGACTCAAACTTTTTGCCCGAGGTCATCAGCTGCAGGTAGTCGACCACGATCAGCTTCAGATCGGCTTTTTGCCGAAGCCGCCTCGACTTCGCCCGGATCTCCATCATGGTCAGGTTCGGTGAGTCGTCGATATACAGTGGCGCTTCGCTGATTTCGCTCATCCGCCGCGCCAGCCGCGTCCAGTCGTCGTCGCTCATCCGACCTGAACGCATATCCGACAGCTTGATTTTCGCCTCCGCTGACAGCAGCCGCATCACGATCTCGGACTTGCTCATCTCAAGCGAGAAAATGACGCTGGCCATCCGGTGCTTGATCGAGCAGGACCGCAGGAAATCCAGCCCCAGCGTGGAGTTGTGGGTGGGCACCATGCCGCGCCCGGCCAGATACAAGTGTGTGGAGTTGTCGACCTCGATGCAGCGCACCGGAACACTGCGGACCCGGCGCACCGCGTCGAGCTGCAGCACCGGCGACATCAAGTTGGTGGTGGCGCGGCGCTCGGCGTACCGCGCGATCGACCCGGCGGCGGCGATGCTGTCCAATCCGCAGCGCAATTCGGCCGTCGTGCGAATCCCGTAGCCCGTCGGCCACTGGTGGTCGGCGTCGGCGACAATCACTGTGCCATCCGAGAACTCGACCTCGTAGCACGGCCGGCCCAGCATGACGTCGGTCGCCGCGACCACCCGGGTCGGCTGCCCGTCGGCGCCGAGCAGCTCGTCACCGATCGCGACGTCGCCCATCGTCGTCCAGCCGGACGGCGTCGGCAACGGCGTATCCAGCGCGAGCGCCTTGCCCACCCCGGGCCGGGCCGCGACGATGATCATCTGTCCCGGATGCAGACCATTGGTCACTTCGTCGAGTTCGGTGAAACCGGTCGGCACGCCGCGTGCCAGGCCGCCGGCCGACGCGATCGCGTCGATCTCGTCCATGGTCGGCTGCAGCAAGTCCTCCAGGGCGACGAAATCCTCGGTGAGCCGCCGATCGGTGACGTCGTAAATCTCCGCCTGCGCCCGGTCGACCACCTCGGCCACGTCCGAGCCTTCGGCGCCGGCGTAGCCGTACTGCACCACCCGGGTGCCGGCCTCGACCAGACGGCGCAGCAGCGCCTTTTCAGCG encodes:
- a CDS encoding amidohydrolase family protein produces the protein MDRYTVISADCHAGADLLDYREYLEPQYRDEFDGWAKTYVNPFSDLTEPDAERNWNSDRRNADLDREGIAGEVIYPNTVPPFFPQASLAAPPPETARELELRWAGLRAHNRWLADFCSASPERRAGVGQILLGDLDQAVAEVAQIARLGLRGGVLLPGVVPGTGIPPLYAEHWEPLWAACEQAGVVVNHHGGNAGPSPLDGWGSSFAVWVYETHWWAHRALWHLIFSGALDRHPELTVVFTEQGAGWIPATLDSLDVAAARYRRASSAIARFAGPTAGSLPLKPSQYWARQCYVGASFMRPVECAERHRIGVEKIMWGSDYPHYEGTTPYTREALRHTFSGVPADEVAAMVGGNAAAVYGFDLEVLAALAQRIGPTVAEIAEPLPAVPADASSTVFEPDPIRAW
- a CDS encoding acetoacetate decarboxylase family protein; translation: MSTNVIRYGPRPPGEQVDHEIDATKAPIATEAVTVTYLTDPEIVAAVLPRPLEPAAEPVVRVQLQRVAIEGRPPFGSAVFSVTARHGDLEGDYPLVMPQSTEQSVTGGRETFGEPKKLAHIEVERDGDRVTATVDRLGYQLIRVHGEVTGSAALPPDQVNTEFYFKFLRAPDGNGITDPHLVYGEYHRHYELLENINGTLELGESPLDPVADIAIRQIRSITWCRRRTVQVGRIAARVPAEWLLPYVHQRYDDVALLAAPRPEPTRV
- a CDS encoding SDR family NAD(P)-dependent oxidoreductase, with translation MTDLRGKTAVVTGGAGGIGQALGRRFGREGMNVVLADVLAEPLDGATRALADEGIEAVGVVTDVTDYSSVESLANQALDRFGAVHVVCNNAGTGAVSEGYMWEHDLADWRWGIDVNVLGVVHGIKAFVPILLEQGEGHVVNTCSGNGGFAPIARGALGGPATAVYPMTKAAVLCLTESLYSHLEMTGTRVRAHVLFPSGFLNTGIWESWRHRPQRYAATQQRRTPEHTLADVVAGFAAAGTRVEFTPLETVADQVVDGILADRFWMMGPPTPADGVVTRKAASILARRNPDYLIDVLGQSAEKQPAIEGEKR
- a CDS encoding IclR family transcriptional regulator, translated to MAPRPSPQTERVVTLFEQLAEDGSRGMTLAEVSRHLSVHKASCHSMLSELLRAGWLLRDPVRKTYHLGPALIRLGREAASRYPALVLARSAMAELSATTGAHCIAFSVSDDCSTVVDQVRSPHGGGHPMPVGTQFPHRPPYGAPIVAWASPEARERWLASLPEDVRDRYREALAAAKRRGYAVGLHILPDLRLRELAQIVRSAEVRSTRLSQLAQALTDELIHTEEWFPISLDPDRTYEVSHIDSPILEHGARIALMLSLVPRAKPMSAAAVIGLGEQLSAVTRRLSAALTEKSPAGRIDT
- a CDS encoding type II toxin-antitoxin system Phd/YefM family antitoxin, whose product is MVKQITQRELRNNSGEIMRQLDQGESFVVTRNGIPVGELSPLRRHRFISAEAAVAAFRGGPRVAFDRFRADLDRTVSQEIAPRG
- a CDS encoding type II toxin-antitoxin system VapC family toxin; translation: MADARRPSRGLIDTSVVIDLDHIAATQLPMELAISALTMAELSAGPHATTDAGERARRQDRLQRAEASFDPLPFDGDSARAYGRIYATVVAAGRKARGPRAVDLLIAATAVAADLPLYTRNVDDFRGLEHFLTVIGV
- a CDS encoding replicative DNA helicase gives rise to the protein MAVVDDLGYPGMDAASPSEDFGRQPPQDLAAEQSVLGGMLLSKDAIADVLERLRPGDFYRPAHQNIYDAILDLYARGEPADAVTVAAELDRRGLLRRIGGAPYLHTLISTVPTAANAGYYAGIVAEKALLRRLVEAGTRVVQYGYAGAEGSDVAEVVDRAQAEIYDVTDRRLTEDFVALEDLLQPTMDEIDAIASAGGLARGVPTGFTELDEVTNGLHPGQMIIVAARPGVGKALALDTPLPTPSGWTTMGDVAIGDELLGADGQPTRVVAATDVMLGRPCYEVEFSDGTVIVADADHQWPTGYGIRTTAELRCGLDSIAAAGSIARYAERRATTNLMSPVLQLDAVRRVRSVPVRCIEVDNSTHLYLAGRGMVPTHNSTLGLDFLRSCSIKHRMASVIFSLEMSKSEIVMRLLSAEAKIKLSDMRSGRMSDDDWTRLARRMSEISEAPLYIDDSPNLTMMEIRAKSRRLRQKADLKLIVVDYLQLMTSGKKFESRQVEVSEFSRNLKLLAKELDVPVVAISQLNRGPEQRTDKKPMLADLRESGCLTANTRILRADTGAEVTFGELMRTGERPLVWSLDEQLRMVARPMTNVFPSGRKEVFRLRLASGREVEATGNHPFMTINGWTPLEHLKVGDRLAVPRRVPEPVDTQRMADSEVILLAHMIGDGSSVKNQPIRYANVDEANPAEVEISVADCGVTAVRGDYPAAQVTTLRLPAPYHLTHRKRNPIAAWLDELGLFGLRSHEKFVPRKVFALPNDQVALFLRHLWATDGSVRWEHIAGQAKIYYASTSRRLVDDVAQLLLRLGVLAKVTRVTKSGHRDCWHLCIDRAENQAKFLRHVGVYGARAKSVQAVLTELEARTGRPGVDTIPREVRQKIDEALSAKKRTPHQLSVAMKSKFAVATRRFAPGRSRLDNVAAMPKDTERHVLATSDVFWDRIVEITSLGEMDVYDGTVSGTHNFIGNGINLHNSLEQDSDMVILLHRPDAFERDDPRGGEADLILAKHRNGPTKTVTVAHQLHLSRFANMAR